A region from the Neomonachus schauinslandi chromosome 2, ASM220157v2, whole genome shotgun sequence genome encodes:
- the FAM53A gene encoding LOW QUALITY PROTEIN: protein FAM53A (The sequence of the model RefSeq protein was modified relative to this genomic sequence to represent the inferred CDS: inserted 1 base in 1 codon), whose protein sequence is MVTLITEKLQNQSLDDLARKSYDAGPLQRSAGTLSNRGHLFPFESNDRRPWKVLSGGWPVGSQTATGPRGPDTGLGAVSATDLRESAGPPLAPPTKRHCRSLSEPDELARCRSAWRPGGSKVWTPVPKRRCXSGGCASLREGPAASLPGSATLLGCAPPVAGPTSPPAPRPPSAGGGCPDGREGGSGPPWRPAGPCTLSCRRRLSLSQEHLVQVGTAPPSTGSSASSTPELGRRLGLLRCRSQPCAGRKCRRKRRREESAHWPRPSLDFLKMKRTLKNSKSLCSLDYEDEEEDDTQVKLAPYAPHGPTGTITPGSSPLSVCPSPCRTGPGPWASWEPMAAEGEGGSGGDPSDLESAGEEGAFPPGRGELDLGQIESN, encoded by the exons CTTGCAGCGTTCTGCTGGGACACTGAGCAACAGGGGTCATTTGTTCCCTTTTGAGAGCAACG acaggcgcccctggaaggtCTTAAGTGGAGGATGGCCCGTCGGGAGTCAGACGGCCACGGGCCCACGCGGCCCAGACACAGGCCTGGGTGCCGTGAGCGCCACAGACCTCAGGGAGAGCGCAGGGCCCCCCTTGGCACCACCCACCAAGCGCCACTGCCGCTCCCTGTCGGAGCCGGATGAGCTGGCACGCTGCCGCTCCGCCTGGCGTCCCGGTGGCTCCAAGGTCTGGACGCCGGTACCCAAGAGGCGGT CAAGTGGCGGGTGCGCCAGCCTGCGGGAAGGCCCGGCGGCCAGCTTGCCCGGGAGTGCCACGCTGCTGGGCTGCGCCCCCCCGGTGGCCGGCCCCACCTCGCCCCCCGCGCCCCGGCCGCCTTCAGCCGGCGGCGGCTGCCCGGACGGCCGTGAGGGCGGCTCGGGCCCACCCTGGCGACCCGCAGGGCCCTGCACTCTGTCCTGCAGGCGCCGCCTGTCCCTGTCGCAGGAGCACCTGGTGCAAGTGGGCACAGCCCCGCCCTCCACCGGCAGCAGCGCCTCGTCCACGCCCGAGCTGGGCCGGCGGCTGGGCCTGCTCCGGTGCCGCTCACAGCCGTGTGCTGGTCGGAAGTGTCGGCGCAAGCGCAGGCGTGAGGAGAGCGCCCACTGGCCGCGCCCGTCCTTGGACTTTCTGAAAATGAAACGG actttaaaaaattcaaaaagccTTTGTTCCCTTGATTATGAAGACGAAGAGGAGGATGACACCCAAGTGAAGCTGGCCCCGTATGCCCCACACGGCCCCACGGGCACCATCACGCCCGGCTCCAGCCCGCTGAGCGTGTGCCCCAGCCCCTGCCGCACTGGCCCCGGCCCGTGGGCCTCCTGGGAGCCCATGGCCGCTGAGGGTGAGGGCGGGAGTGGCGGCGACCCCAGTGACTTGGAGAgcgctggggaggagggggccttcCCTCCCGGCCGCGGCGAGCTGGACCTGGGGCAGATCGAGAGCAACTGA